From the Gossypium hirsutum isolate 1008001.06 chromosome A02, Gossypium_hirsutum_v2.1, whole genome shotgun sequence genome, the window ACatctttatttttaataagaaATGCATTTTTAAGTCTCATTCTggacaaatattttttttcttttttctctcacaTTCTCATTACATTCATAATCATGCCGTACAAATAAGCCACTCTTAGATTCATTCTTTGGATAtttctttcatgtttcaataAGTTTCCGGATATCAACGACACAAACGTCACTGTTACGGACCCAGAACTTCCtgttgagcaagatatgtgtctagagggatctcaggatTTCGAAGTTGACGAAGATTATGGGTTATCTCTGGATTTGTTAAGGATAGTAGAACGAGAAGAGAAACAAATTCTACCTTATAAAGAGACAACCGAGAATGTGGCTTTAGAGGAAGGGAAAGAAGTAAAAATTGAAACTTGCCTAACTGAGGAAACAAAGGGAGACCTCGTTAAACTACtgcaagagttcaaagatgtcttcgcatggtcgtatcaagacaTGCCTGGGTTAAGCGTTGATATTGCGGTACATTAAGTCCCCAAAAAAGAAGAGTGCAAGGCTGTTCAACAGAAGCTGCGAAAGATGAGACCCGATGTTACAGTAAAAATAAGGGAAGAGGTAaggaagcaatttgatgctgggttCTTACAAGTGGTGAattactcagaatgggtagccaatgtggtccccgtccctaagaaagatggaataGTGCGGATGTGTGTGGATTACAGAGACCTAAACAAGgctagcccaaaggacaacttcTTACTACCCCATAAAGACACTCTAGTGGATAATACGGTGGGTTACTcattgttctctttcatggaCAGTTTCTcgggatacaatcagataaagatgcatcttgCAGACATGGAAAAGATCACGTTCATAACCTTGTGGGGAatattttgctataaggtgatacCATTTAGGTTAAAAAATgcaggagcaacgtatcaaaaAGCCATGATAACCTTGTTTCACGACAGGATACACAAGGAGATTGAGGTTTACATCAACGATATGATTACAAAATCCCAAACTGAAAAATAGCACATACATGTTTTGAGGAAATTTTTCTTGAggctgagaaagttccagctaaaactcaATCCAACAAAATGTACTTTCGGAGCTAGATCAGGAAAGCTGTTCAGTTTTGTCGTCAGAGAAAAAGGAATCGAGGTCGAACCCGACAAATTCAAGGCCATACAACAATTACCTCCGCCAtgcactcagaaagaagttcgaggttttctGGGAAGactaaactacatcgcccgatttatttCGCAATTAACCGGGAAATGCGACCCCATATTTTGTCTTTTCAAGAAACACAACCCAGACGTGTGGAATGAAAAGTGCCAGAAGACCTTTGACAGGGTTAAATAATATCTGTTCAATCCCCCAGTGTTAATACCACCCAACCCGAgtagaccattgatattgtatttgatagTATTTGACTGCTCAATAGGATGTGTGTTTGGGCAACACGATGagacaggaaagaaagaaaagacaatatactacctcagtaagaaattcactgggTGTGAGATgggatattcgccaattgagaagcTACGTTGCGCTTTGGTCTGGACAACCCGGAGATTAAGGCattacatgttgtaccatacgattTGGTTAATCTCGAAATTGGATCCTcttaagtacatgatagagttagccgctttgaatggaaggatgaCCCGATGGCAAATCCTGCTCTCTAAATTCGACATAGTTTATATGAACTAGAAGGCtgtaaaaggaagtgcaatagcagattttctagccagtagagctttAGAGGATTACGAGTATttaaacttcaatttttttaatgaatatctAATGTATGTGGCAGCCGCCCAAGAAGATACTCTAGAAGATCATCCTTAGAAATTGAATTTCGACGAAGCGTCAAACGCCGttggtaatggaattggggcagtcttgatATCCCCAAAGGGAGATCACTATCTATTCActtgtaaattggattttgattgtacaaataGTATGGTAGAGTACGAGGATGTATCATGGGCATCCATGCTACCGCAGAGCGCCAAATCAAGGTgttagaggtatatggggattccaCACTAGTAATCTATCAGCTCAAGagtgaatgggaaacaagagactccaaattgatcaattaccgAGAGCTGGTTATGGATTTAATCAAGGTGTTTGACGATATCACTTTTCATTACCTTCCATgcgatgaaaatcagatggctgatgccttGGCTACgttagcttccatgatcaaagcaAATAACCAAGAGGATATAAAGCCGATCCAGATGAGTATTTGTGATGCTCCAGCACATTGCTGCAATATCGACGAAGAGGAGGAGAGGGATAATCATCTTTGGTATCAGGATGTTCTACGATATGTAAAAAATCGTGTATATTCTGATCAGACaactgaaaatgataaaagaacatTGAGGAGGCTGGCCGGTGACTATGTCTTAGACGGAGAAATCCtgtataaaagaaggaaagaaaaagtaCTGCTAAGATGTGTTAATGCTGTTAAAGCAAAGAAAATCCTAGAAGAAATCCATGAAGGTGTCTGCGAGACGCATGCCAATGGGttcacaatggccaggcaaatcatgagattcgggtattactaGTCTATAATGGAGGGAGATCGCATAAActatgccaagaaatgccataagtgccaaatttatggtgaCAAGATTCATGTgtctccttcacctcttcatgttatgacctccccatggcctttctcaaTGTGAGGCATAGACGTTATTGGGTCGATTTCGCCGAAGGCTTCTAACGGATATCGTTTCATCTTTGTAGTAATTGattatttcaccaagtgggtCGAGGTTGCTACATACGCCAACGTCACGAAGTCGGCAGTcagtaaattcttgaaaaaggaAATTATATGTCGATATGGCATGCTAGAGAGGATCATATCTGAAAATGcgttaaatttaaataacaacatGATAGTGGAAGTCTACAGtcaattcaaaattaaacaccacaactcatcactgtatcgcccaaaaatgaatggggcagttgAGGCggctaataaaaatataaagaagatcGTGAGGAAAATGGTTGAGAcctataaagattggcatgaaaagCTACCATTTGCTCTCTATGCCTATCGAACATCGGTCAGAACTTCCACCGGGGCGAAacctttctcgttggtttatgggatggagacAGTTTTGCCTATTGAAGTCAAGATTCCTTCTCTCCGGGTTTTATTGGAATTGAAgctagatgaagcagaatgggtccaatcccggtatgatcagctaaacttgattgaagaaaagaggctgaaGGCTATCCGtaatggtcaaatgtaccagaaacgaatgatgtaAGCTTACAACAAGAAAGTTCGCCCAAGAGTATTCCAGGAAAGGGATTTGGTATTGAAAAAGATTCTCCCTATGCAAAAGGATCTcagggggaaatggatgccaaactggaaaggaccttatgtagTGAAGAAGGTTTTTTCTAGAGGGCCACTGATATTAATAGAAATGGATAGTAAAAGCCTTCCCAACCCGGTAAATTCAAATTCGGTCAAGAAGTACTTCACCTGAAAAAGGaaaggccaaggcgaaaactcgaaaagggcgctttaaaaaaaatggagaggccaaggcgaaaacccacaaagggcgctttgagttgaaaacccagaaAAGGGAAACTCAAATTGTGATCAAGGATGGGGCATGTTGCGGCCTTGTTTCTACCGGAATTAACAAGAAGGGGGAACATTACATCTTGGGGTATCGACGAAATACTTCAGACCTCCTAAACGCACATCTGGCTCCCAATGGTTTTCGAGCCGTCCGAATAGTGAAGCTCAcactgcgatatctggggcacctattttccATCTTATACATTTTTTTGTACCTTAACAAAATTTATTATCATGATAAACTTTTTACCTCGAGCTTCGCTCTCAATAAAGTTTCACCTTGTCCATCTTGGCAATATTTTTCAAGCATTTCCTATTATTAATAGACTAATAACACATTCATAAAAGGTGTCCTgtatattactctagaagtttctaagtAGTGCAAGAACCCGAAACAGGTCAATTATTCAGAACTTACCAACCTTAAGGGTTAGAGTTACTTGAGAAGTAAAAAGTTTTGGTTAAGACTATTGTTTTAGATAGTTGTTAAAGAAATCAGTTGAACAAGAAGAAATACGTCAATGACAAGCGGTGAGCAATAATAGCCTAAACGTAAAAAAGGgcattttcatgacattctgcattcatacaAATGGCATCCATaatacatctagttaggagcatttgattcattttgatcatagcatcctagtCTTTTGGCATAACTATAGGCATATAAAACCAAGTTTATAAGACATGTTCCTCAGAGGATGGTGTAGCGACATCGGTGGAAGATATAGATCTCCTCTAAACAGTAGGAGAACAGATCAAAGGTAgcgagccttaaccccctaagcagt encodes:
- the LOC121211024 gene encoding uncharacterized protein, whose product is MGIHATAERQIKVLEVYGDSTLVIYQLKSEWETRDSKLINYRELVMDLIKVFDDITFHYLPCDENQMADALATLASMIKANNQEDIKPIQMSICDAPAHCCNIDEEEERDNHLWYQDVLRYVKNRVYSDQTTENDKRTLRRLAGDYVLDGEILYKRRKEKVLLRCVNAVKAKKILEEIHEGVCETHANGFTMARQIMRFGYY